Proteins encoded together in one Falco peregrinus isolate bFalPer1 chromosome 2, bFalPer1.pri, whole genome shotgun sequence window:
- the LOC101916081 gene encoding fibrinogen-like protein 1-like protein gives MIPAPQALQVSLTSSSSSHRNAQGSPKDCSEIPAGSPSGIYVIQPPGLHPIVVYCEMNATDGGWTVIQRNRQSTEITWAESWSTYKYGFGNVHSEFWLGTEYIYQIAKQKVYRVRFVIWDAANDTKFADYNIFSLEDESHGYRLRLGTYSGTAGDAMATSSASTVHDNMKFSTKDLDQDTYSGNCASSYGGGWWYSACYSARLNVKGALTWGSLCSGNCKASAILIKPLTC, from the exons ATGATCCCTGCTCCTCAGGCACTCCAGGTCTCATTAACATCTTCGTCTTCCAGCCACAGGAATGCACAGG GTTCGCCCAAGGACTGCAGTGAGATccctgctggcagccccagcgGCATCTACGTCATccagcccccagggctgcaCCCCATCGTGGTGTACTGCGAAATGAACGCAACGGACGGGGGCTGGACGGTCATCCAGAGGAACCGGCAGAGCACGGAGATCACCTGGGCTGAGTCCTGGAGCACCTACAAGTACGGCTTTGGGAACGTGCACAGTGAGTTCTGGCTGGGCACTGAGTACATCTATCAGATCGCCAAGCAGAAGGTCTACCGGGTCAGGTTTGTCATCTGGGATGCCGCAAATGACACAAAGTTTGCAGACTACAACATTTTCAGCCTGGAAGATGAGTCCCACGGCTACCGGCTGAGGCTGGGAACATACTCGGGGACAGCAGGGGATGCCATGGCCACAAGCAGTGCTTCCACCGTGCATGACAACATGAAGTTCTCCACCAAAGATCTGGATCAGGACACTTACAGTGGGAACTGTGCCTCCAGCTACGGGGGCGGGTGGTGGTACTCGGCGTGTTACTCTGCCCGGTTGAACGTCAAGGGGGCCCTAACGTGGGGCAGCCTGTGCAGTGGGAACTGCAAAGCTTCTGCCATCCTCATCAAACCCCTTACCTGCTAG
- the LOC101916250 gene encoding fibrinogen-like protein 1-like protein, with product MGLQAGTHQLHGELILLPTLVGMLLLCTSPACVASSHHRFPADCSRLRETSPSGVYVIQPARSPPVVVWCDMDTEGKGWTVVQRNTYNTEITWKESWTTYKYGFGNVQGDHWLGTEYLHLLTQQGTYKVRFIVRNKANITHYAEYDIFSVESEASGYPLRLGRFSGDGDDYLTSYHSTYGGIHDNMKFSTTDRDQDQHSGNCASSYGGWWYDKCQNVLLNGKGYIFWPGTCSSGDCASSLILVKPTDVC from the exons ATGG GGCTCCAGGCTGGGACACACCAGCTCCACGGGGAACTCAtcctcctgcccaccctggTGGGGATGCTTCTCCTCTGTACAAGCCCAGCGTGCGTGGCCAGTTCCCACCACA ggttCCCCGCAGACTGCAGCCGTCTCCGTGAGACCAGCCCCAGCGGGGTGTATGTCATCCAGCCAGCAAGGTCTCCCCCAGTCGTGGTGTGGTGCGACATGGACACCGAAGGCAAGGGCTGGACTGTTGTCCAGAGAAACACTTACAACACCGAAATCACATGGAAAGAGTCCTGGACCACCTACAAGTACGGCTTTGGGAACGTGCAGGGCGATCACTGGCTGGGCACGGAGTACCTGCACCTGCTGACGCAGCAGGGCACCTACAAGGTCCGCTTCATCGTGCGGAATAAAGCCAACATCACCCATTACGCCGAGTACGACATCTTCAGCGTGGAGAGTGAGGCTAGTGGGTACCCGCTGAGGCTGGGCCGGTTTTCTGGTGATGGGGATGACTATCTGACCAGCTACCACTCGACGTATGGGGGCATACATGACAACATGAAGTTCAGCACGACTGACAGGGACCAGGACCAGCATAGTGGGAACTGCGCCAGCAGCTATGGGGGCTGGTGGTATGACAAGTGTCAGAATGTCCTGCTCAATGGCAAGGGGTACATCTTCTGGCCAGGAACCTGCTCAAGTGGTGACTGTGCATCCTCCCTCATCCTGGTCAAACCCACAGATGTGTGCTGA
- the LOC101916417 gene encoding fibrinogen-like protein 1-like protein, which produces MGPIMMEMDRTCNREESVPLRRLSTTKSHSWGQTSRLGCCCACWSSLFSPAPGWPKDCSEVYGSPSGIYVIQPPGLHPIVVYCEMNATDGGWTVIQRNRQSTEITWAESWSTYKYGFGNVHSEFWLGTEYIYQIAKQTVYRVRFVIWDATNDTKFADYNFFSLEGESHGYRLRLGTYSGTAGDAMATSSASTVHDNMKFSTKDLDQDTYSGNCASSYGGGWWYSACYSARLNVKGAITWGSLCSGNCKASAILIKPAPYC; this is translated from the exons ATGGGCCCCATCATG ATGGAGATGGACAGAACATGCAACAGAGAGGAGTCCGTGCCCTTGAGGAGGCTGAGCACGACA AAATCCCATTCATGGGGCCAGACAAGCAGActggggtgctgctgtgcttgttGGTCCTCCCTGTTCTCTCCTGCCCCAGGTTGGCCCAAGGACTGCAGTGAGGTCTATGGCAGCCCCAGCGGCATCTACGTCATccagcccccagggctgcaCCCCATCGTGGTGTACTGCGAAATGAACGCAACGGACGGGGGCTGGACGGTCATCCAGAGGAACCGGCAGAGCACGGAGATCACCTGGGCCGAGTCCTGGAGCACCTACAAGTATGGCTTTGGGAACGTGCACAGTGAGTTCTGGCTGGGCACTGAGTACATCTATCAGATCGCCAAGCAGACGGTCTACCGGGTCAGGTTTGTCATCTGGGATGCCACAAATGACACAAAGTTTGCAGACTACAACTTCTTCAGCCTGGAAGGTGAGTCCCACGGCTACCGGCTGAGGCTGGGAACGTACTCGGGGACAGCAGGGGATGCCATGGCCACAAGCAGTGCTTCCACCGTGCATGACAACATGAAGTTCTCCACCAAAGATCTGGATCAGGACACTTACAGTGGGAACTGTGCCTCCAGCTACGGGGGCGGGTGGTGGTACTCGGCGTGTTACTCTGCCCGGTTGAACGTCAAGGGAGCCATAACGTGGGGCAGCCTGTGCAGTGGGAACTGCAAAGCTTCTGCCATCCTCATCAAACCAGCTCCTTACTGCTag